The Diprion similis isolate iyDipSimi1 chromosome 11, iyDipSimi1.1, whole genome shotgun sequence genome includes a region encoding these proteins:
- the LOC124412789 gene encoding uncharacterized protein LOC124412789, which yields MSNILRIDASPVYDNSINQAIVHAHNPYANSSYNNNDEIRILIQQQDLCVLPSESFIYIQGKAFKIVAGITSTLKNYISLDQSKKNAMEIFGWKDGGYKSKHHTGDFSLCIPLNTVLGVAEDYKKIVANARHELILIRSRTDKNCYKTGAAAEDMRLGITKLQWRIPHVMPSDVEKLSLLRILENNQPI from the exons ATGTCCAACATCCTGAGAATCGATGCATCGCCGGTCTACGACAACAGCATCAACCAGGCGATCGTGCATGCACATAATCCGTATGCAAATTCCTCCTACAACAATAACGACGAGATACGAATTTTGATACAACAGCAGGATTTGTGTGTGCTGCCGAGTGAGAGTTTCATCTACATTCAGGGAAAAGCTTTCAAAATTGTTGCGG GAATAACatcaacgttgaaaaattatatttcgctGGATCAGAGTAAGAAAAATGCCATGGAAATATTCGGATGGAAGGATGGTGGATATAAAAGCAAGCACCACACGGGTGATTTCAGCCTGTGTATTCCGTTGAATACCGTGCTGGGTGTCGCAGaagattataagaaaattgttGCCAACGCTCGACACGAACTCATTCTCATACGAAGCAGAACCGATAAAAATTGCTACAAAACTGGTGCAGCTGCGGAAGACATGCGTTTGGgaataacaaaattacaatGGAGAATACCGCATGTGATGCCATCGGATGTTGAAAAGCTGTCGCTATTGAGAATATTGGAGAATAATCAACCGATATAG